The Tumebacillus amylolyticus genome window below encodes:
- a CDS encoding DUF4870 domain-containing protein, which yields MYVASRYDRYWAMAAHLSILLLPFIAPIVILILRANSKFVRHHATQALLFHFVWLILMTISGWLCWILIGFPMLVVFGLMGIWGTIRGILAALNEERYHYPITGNWI from the coding sequence ATGTATGTGGCAAGCCGGTACGACCGATATTGGGCGATGGCGGCACACTTGTCGATATTGTTGCTGCCGTTCATTGCACCGATTGTGATCTTGATTCTGCGGGCGAATTCGAAATTTGTCCGTCATCACGCGACGCAAGCACTCCTGTTCCACTTCGTGTGGTTGATTCTCATGACGATCTCCGGGTGGTTGTGCTGGATTCTCATCGGGTTCCCGATGCTGGTGGTCTTCGGGCTGATGGGCATCTGGGGGACGATTCGCGGAATCTTGGCCGCACTCAACGAAGAACGCTATCACTACCCGATTACCGGGAATTGGATTTAG
- a CDS encoding 5'-3' exonuclease H3TH domain-containing protein, producing the protein MQLLLIDGNHIMYSVLFRHIAKAKKRGDYEEATERIVEKACQQFTATMRKLARRFKPTHMIVIFDNDGQNFRHRLSPIYKANRKERPKEVYPLKQAIYKKFQEDEIPYLYAQDYEGDDLLGTISLRAEQARTFRRIILCSGDMDLAQLVTTKTQLYQINSGVFTGTWVTHKNVKDIVQVDPKKLPEIKALLGDRTDNIKGISGLRRPNALRVLETYPKLTDFLDNDKARNKTESLILSHRQHVLTNLELARIRCDMRFYLRWEDYLVSNWWEKDGSKAFYAKHADLEHEDRDEDNEVEEVALTQMAPAIAEEATAETKPKRKRKRRRKPKSQGAGEAVATAETSVEKTDAPSATAPVAQTSDEAVATAEDKPKKKRPRRRRRKKPANGPASSPTEQPV; encoded by the coding sequence TTGCAACTCCTGCTGATCGACGGAAACCATATCATGTATTCGGTTCTGTTCCGTCATATCGCCAAAGCGAAAAAGCGCGGCGACTATGAGGAAGCGACCGAACGCATCGTTGAAAAAGCCTGCCAGCAGTTTACGGCGACGATGCGCAAGTTGGCGCGGCGGTTCAAACCTACGCATATGATCGTGATTTTTGACAATGACGGGCAAAACTTCCGCCACCGCCTCTCGCCGATCTACAAGGCGAACCGCAAGGAACGGCCCAAGGAAGTCTACCCGTTGAAGCAAGCGATCTACAAAAAGTTTCAAGAGGACGAAATTCCGTATCTGTACGCACAGGATTACGAAGGGGACGACCTGCTGGGGACGATCTCGCTACGTGCGGAGCAAGCGCGCACGTTCCGTCGCATCATCCTCTGCTCGGGCGACATGGACCTCGCGCAGTTGGTGACGACCAAGACTCAGCTCTACCAGATCAACTCGGGCGTTTTCACCGGCACTTGGGTCACGCACAAGAACGTCAAGGACATCGTGCAAGTCGATCCCAAGAAACTTCCGGAGATTAAAGCGCTGCTCGGAGACCGCACAGACAACATCAAGGGCATCTCCGGCCTGCGTCGTCCCAATGCGCTGCGCGTCTTGGAGACGTATCCGAAACTGACGGACTTCCTCGACAATGACAAAGCGCGCAACAAAACGGAATCGTTGATTCTCAGCCATCGTCAGCACGTTCTGACCAACTTGGAACTCGCCCGCATCCGTTGCGACATGCGCTTCTATCTGCGCTGGGAAGACTATCTCGTCTCGAACTGGTGGGAGAAGGACGGAAGCAAAGCGTTTTACGCGAAGCATGCCGACTTGGAGCACGAGGACCGGGACGAAGACAACGAGGTCGAAGAAGTCGCTCTGACGCAAATGGCCCCCGCGATTGCGGAGGAAGCAACGGCGGAGACCAAGCCGAAGCGCAAACGCAAACGCCGTCGCAAGCCGAAAAGCCAAGGCGCGGGAGAAGCAGTGGCAACGGCGGAAACATCCGTTGAAAAAACGGACGCTCCCTCTGCAACCGCTCCCGTCGCGCAAACGTCCGATGAGGCAGTTGCGACTGCCGAGGACAAACCGAAAAAGAAACGCCCCCGCCGCCGACGTCGAAAAAAGCCGGCGAACGGACCTGCGTCCTCTCCGACGGAGCAACCGGTATAA
- a CDS encoding ATP-binding protein produces MTEETNDHACLVLEELMGDLIGALDETSHVDMEALVAPYGRHAYEKGYALACEGMEMQEMLQLGQSVRNRLLKDLYRHMRQWPEDMALSRMLQASSAFSLYTNQFLYGYEARKKELFTRQSEQQRNQVLNSLPLSVVIYDSEGYCVFANERCLQNNRVSLEELVGKNRNDLADQYNETPDPENTWARVLAGNRVHMRLESFGDEGQSLNEKDFVPLVEPNGDVSGVIAVTYSSVSEKERLYNLQRQFSFVLNSMNSGLLILNSESRVAGFNEKAQEIFGLSAEEVIGTSLNELYATYIDQQDREVVEFLNSLVDRGLPIRDIQRTIKMRDRTLTLRLDGNPILGTGGVAVGYILIFEDMTELLAMREAMMRNEKFALIGQFAAGIAHEIRNPLTTVFGFLQLLAAGSVKHENFANLTRTLLIPELDRANTILSDFLMVSKPTAPQRTVVDTARFFEEVVRLVESEAHLRGVVLEIEEADELPELNLDVQQMKQVFLNLCKNAFDVTPPGGSLRLTAKQLITDNHIRFDVIDEGPGIQADDLSRIFDPFFTTKEHGTGLGLPISHRIIEGHGGKLKVRSAAGAGTTFTILIPVGR; encoded by the coding sequence ATGACCGAGGAAACAAATGATCACGCCTGCCTCGTTTTGGAAGAATTGATGGGGGATTTGATCGGAGCTCTCGACGAAACGTCCCACGTGGACATGGAGGCTCTGGTCGCTCCTTATGGCCGGCATGCGTATGAAAAAGGGTATGCGTTGGCCTGTGAAGGTATGGAAATGCAGGAGATGTTGCAACTCGGCCAATCGGTACGGAATCGGTTGCTCAAGGACTTGTACCGACATATGCGGCAATGGCCGGAAGATATGGCCTTGTCCCGAATGCTCCAAGCTTCCTCCGCTTTCTCGCTCTATACGAACCAATTTCTCTACGGGTACGAAGCTCGCAAGAAGGAATTGTTCACACGGCAATCGGAGCAACAGCGCAACCAAGTGCTGAACTCTCTGCCGCTTTCCGTTGTCATCTATGACAGCGAAGGCTATTGTGTATTCGCCAATGAGCGCTGTCTGCAGAACAACCGTGTATCGTTGGAAGAGCTCGTGGGCAAGAATCGCAATGATCTTGCCGACCAATACAACGAGACCCCTGACCCTGAAAACACGTGGGCGCGTGTACTCGCAGGGAATCGTGTCCATATGCGACTCGAATCGTTTGGGGACGAGGGACAATCGCTCAATGAGAAAGACTTCGTGCCGCTCGTCGAGCCCAACGGCGACGTCTCCGGCGTCATCGCCGTCACGTATTCATCTGTCTCTGAGAAGGAACGCCTCTACAACCTGCAACGGCAGTTCAGTTTCGTCTTGAACTCGATGAACAGCGGCTTGCTCATCTTGAACTCCGAAAGCCGAGTGGCCGGGTTCAATGAAAAAGCCCAAGAGATCTTCGGCCTCTCCGCGGAGGAAGTCATCGGCACATCCTTGAACGAACTCTACGCCACCTACATAGATCAACAGGACCGCGAAGTCGTCGAGTTTCTCAACTCGCTCGTCGACCGCGGCCTGCCCATCCGGGACATCCAGCGGACGATCAAGATGCGCGACCGCACGTTGACCCTCCGTCTGGACGGCAACCCGATTCTCGGCACCGGCGGCGTTGCCGTGGGGTACATCTTGATCTTCGAGGACATGACAGAGTTGCTTGCGATGCGCGAGGCGATGATGCGCAACGAGAAGTTCGCGCTGATCGGCCAGTTTGCCGCCGGGATAGCCCATGAGATTCGCAACCCGCTGACGACGGTGTTTGGCTTCTTGCAATTGTTGGCTGCCGGTTCCGTCAAGCACGAGAATTTCGCGAATCTCACCCGCACGCTGTTGATCCCGGAGTTGGATCGGGCGAACACGATCCTCTCCGATTTCCTCATGGTCTCCAAACCCACCGCCCCGCAGCGGACCGTCGTGGATACGGCGAGGTTCTTCGAAGAAGTGGTGCGGTTGGTGGAGTCGGAGGCTCATCTGCGCGGCGTCGTTTTGGAGATCGAAGAGGCGGACGAATTGCCGGAATTGAACCTCGACGTCCAGCAGATGAAGCAAGTCTTCCTCAACCTCTGCAAAAACGCCTTCGACGTGACCCCGCCCGGCGGCAGTTTGCGCTTGACGGCGAAACAGCTCATCACCGACAATCACATTCGCTTCGACGTCATCGACGAGGGGCCGGGGATTCAAGCGGACGACCTCTCGCGAATCTTCGACCCGTTTTTCACCACCAAGGAACACGGCACCGGCCTTGGCTTGCCGATCTCACACCGCATCATCGAAGGTCACGGCGGCAAACTCAAAGTCCGTTCGGCGGCAGGAGCAGGGACAACGTTCACGATCCTGATCCCCGTCGGCAGATAG
- a CDS encoding Cof-type HAD-IIB family hydrolase, translating to MVRESNLELNRDTRDSDIKIVFFDVDGTLMHQKKIPDSAKRAVDLLKAQGILPVLATGRSEFEIASVRVELGIDWAVTCNGAHVGYRGETIYGTPFPREIVVEWMERAAVRGHSFLLYGAEKMLISSSAECPYFQQADAEIGFLQPLTYSSLAEVPDIYQFIGFVDEEQQKLYTDGYEDEVFLHRWRTWAVDLNPRGVNKSVGISTLLDHFGFTPAQAAAFGDGLNDREMLQFVGRGIAMGNGHPDLLAIAPYRTKHAGEDGILYGVENLVLV from the coding sequence ATGGTACGTGAATCGAATCTCGAACTGAACCGCGACACGCGCGACTCCGACATCAAGATCGTTTTCTTCGACGTCGACGGCACTCTCATGCATCAGAAAAAAATCCCCGACTCCGCCAAGCGGGCCGTGGATCTCTTGAAAGCCCAAGGCATCCTCCCCGTGCTCGCCACCGGACGCAGTGAATTTGAAATCGCCTCGGTGCGCGTGGAACTCGGCATCGACTGGGCGGTCACCTGCAACGGCGCACACGTCGGCTACCGAGGCGAGACGATCTACGGAACGCCGTTCCCCCGCGAGATCGTCGTGGAATGGATGGAGCGCGCAGCCGTTCGAGGCCACTCGTTCCTGCTCTACGGCGCTGAGAAAATGCTCATCTCAAGCTCCGCCGAATGCCCCTACTTCCAACAAGCGGACGCCGAGATCGGCTTTCTCCAACCGCTGACCTACTCGTCGCTTGCCGAAGTGCCGGACATCTACCAGTTCATCGGCTTCGTGGACGAAGAACAACAGAAGCTCTACACCGACGGCTACGAGGACGAAGTGTTCCTCCACCGTTGGCGCACCTGGGCGGTCGACTTGAACCCGCGCGGTGTGAACAAGTCGGTCGGCATCTCCACGCTGCTCGACCATTTCGGCTTCACTCCCGCCCAAGCCGCCGCATTCGGGGACGGCCTCAACGACCGCGAGATGTTGCAATTCGTCGGACGCGGCATCGCGATGGGCAACGGTCATCCCGATCTGCTCGCCATCGCCCCCTACCGCACCAAACACGCCGGTGAGGACGGAATTCTCTACGGTGTCGAGAACCTCGTGCTTGTCTAA